The genomic DNA AATCGTGTCCTGCCCGCCGGGCCCACCGTCACCGATGTGATGGCCAACGCCGCGCTCTACTACGGCCTGGTGCGGGCACTCGCCGAGGAGTCCCGACCGGTGTGGACCAGGCTGCCGTTCGCCGCCGCGGCCGAGAACTTCGAGACCGCCTGCCGCCGGGGCATCGACGCCGAACTGATCTGGCCCCGGCCGGGCCGGTCGGGCGGGCTGACGCGGATACCGGCCGTCAAGCTCGTACGGGACGAACTGCTGCCGCTCGCCGCGGCGGGGCTCGATGCCTGGAACATCGAGCCCGCGGACCGCGACCACTACCTCGGGGTCATCGAGGAGCGTTGCAAGCGGCGGGTGAACGGCGCGTCCTGGCAGGCGGACACATACCACCGGGGGCTGGACGCCGGGCTCGCACGGGACGCGGCGCTCGGGGCGACGACGCGCCGGTATGCCGAGCTGATGCACAGTGGCGAGCCCGTGCACAGCTGGCCGGTCGGCTTCCCGGACAGCCCGTAGACCGGCGCGGTCCGACGTTGTGCCGGGTGCGCCATGTGGGCGCTGTTCGATGCCGTTCCCGGCCGAGCGCCGGCTGTCCCTGGGCGGCGCTCGGCCGCTCTGTCCGGCTGTCGTCACGGCCCGCAGAATCACGGCCTGGATCTCTGCAGGGTCGGTGACCTGGTAGCCGCCGCCGGCCCTGGCCATCTCGTCCACCTCCTCGCGGTCGGCCTCGGGGCCGACCGCGAGGGCGAGGAGCGGTACCGGGCGCTCCGGGTCGGCGAGCCGCTCGAGCTCCGCGATCAGGGCGCGGCGGGAGACGGAGCGGTCGTCCTGGTTCGAGCCGTCGGAGGATCACGACGGCGTTGAACTTCCCCTTCACATAGGCCGACTGTGCCTACTCCGCCCTGCTCGTCCGACGAAGCGGCGGTGCCGGTGAGAGCGAGCAGGCCGGTGGCACTGCGCGCGGGATCGGCCACACCGAGACGCACCTTGTCCGACTTCGTCGCCGAGGCCATCAACTCGGCCCAGGAGTACTCCTTCTTCGGCCGGCCGAGAGCCTTCGCCGCCGAAGGGGTCACGGCGAGGGTGACCGGCGAGGAAGCGATGGAGTCTCCGGGTGTGATCGGGATGCCCTCGCCCGTGCCTCGACCCGGTCCAGCCGGAGATCGGAGTCGGGCGGCCAGATCCGGTGGTCCGGGGTGCGGGTGCCGGCGGAGAGCGCATCGGCGACCTGGTGCGAATCGCGGGCGACGACCTGGACATGGAGGCAGCGCCCGTCGCACCTGACCTGGTCCTTGCGCGCCTTGTCGGCGACCGCACGCACGGCGGGGGCGATGTCGGGGGAGGTCATCAAGGAGAGCCGTACGGCGGACCCCTCGCAGGACCTGGAGAACGACAACAGGACACCCTGCGCAGTGCCGTACCTGCCGCCACACCGAGGACGAGCGTGGTGGCGATGACAACGGTGCGGCGGCGGCGCGGCCGAGAGCTGTTCCCGTTCGGTCGCGTCGCGAAGTCATCGGGCAAGCTGTGGCGTCCCATGTCGGTGGTGCCCCTCCTTGACGACGAACAAGGAAATGGGAGACCACATCATCACCAGTGGTGGTCGCCCCCCGGCCGGTCGAGCATGATCTTCGTACCTGCATACGAGACCCCGGCGGGACGGGGAGCAGGATGAGACGCGAACGCACAACTGAAGGCGGGTGTACAGGTGGAGGAGGGGCGTGTGGCTGATTCATTCCCTCAGGAGGACGTGTCGCGACGGATCCTGCGGTCCGAAACGGTGCTGGTGCTGGCTCTGTCGCTGGGTGCCAGCGCGGTGTCCGCCCTGATCAGTTTTGTCGGATCGCTGACGAAACCGGGGGCTCTGAAGGAGCAGGCGGCGACGCTCAACAGTTCGTACGCTCCAGGACGCCCCTGGCTGGACCTCGCCTGGCAGCTCTTCGGCATCGCCACGGCGCTGGTCCCCGTCGCACTGGTGGCGCATCTGCTGATCAGGGAGGGGGCGAGCCTGCGCGTCATCGGCTTCGACCGGACCAGGCCCAGGTCGGACCTGGGGCGCGGGGTGTTGATCGCGGCGGGGATCGGCAGCGCCGGCCTCGCCTTCTACCTGCTGGCGCGGGCCGCCGGGTTCAACCTCACGGTGGTGCCGGAGTCGCTTCCCGCTGTGTGGTGGAAGTATCCGGTCCTGATCCTCTCCGCGCTGCAGAACTCCGTGGTGGAGGAAGTGATCGTCGTCGGGTATCTGCTGCGCAGGCTCGGGCAGTTGGGGTGGACGCCGATGGCCGCCCTGGTGGCGAGTTCGGTACTGCGCGGCTCGTACCACCTCTACCAGGGGATCGGCGGGTTCATCGGCAACATGGTGATGGGCGTCGTCTTCGTACTGCTGTACCGGCGATGGGGACGCGTGGGCCCGCTGGTCGTGGCACATGCGCTGCTCGACATCGGGGCGTTCGTCGGGTACGCGCTGCTGGCCGGGAAGGTGGGGTGGCTGCCGACGCCGTGAGCGGGGGGCGCGGCAGAAGGGGCGTACGGATCGTCGCGCACGCCACCTCTCCCGTCGGTCAGAAAGTGGTCAGCAGTTCTCCGTCGACGACTGTCACCGCGCTGCCCGTCAGCAGTGTGCGTTCGCCGCGCAGCGACGTGCGGACCAGACCCGAGCGGGCCGAGGCCTGCAGGCCGGTCAGTTCGTCCCGGCCGAAGCGGGCCGACCAGAAGGGGGCCAGTGCGGTGTGCGCGCTGCCGGTGACCGGGTCCTCGTCGATGCCGACCCGCGGGAAGAAGCCGCGGGAGACGTAGTCGTAGCCACGGGACGGGTCCTCGGCGGCGGCGGTGGCGATGATGCCGCGGCGTGAGCAGGAGGCCAGCGCGGCGAAGTCCGGGGCCAGTGCGCGTACGGACGTCTCGTCGGCCAGTTCGACGAGCAGGTCGCCGATATGGTCGCCGGTGTCATGGATGGACAGCGGCTCGGCGCCCAGGGCGGCGGCCAGTCCGGCCGGGGCATCGGCCGCCGTGAGCGGGGCCGTGGGGAAGTCGAGCGTGAGCGAGCCGTCCGGGTGGGCGGTGGAGGTGAGGATTCCGCAGCGGGCGGCGAAACGCACCGTTCCGCTCGCCGCTTCGGTGGTGTGCAGGACGTGCGCCGTGGCGAGGGTGGCGTGCCCGCACATGTCCACTTCGGTGGCAGGGGTGAACCAGCGCAGCGCCCAGTCCGCCTCTCCACCCGGAGGCAGGGGGTGCGCGAAGGCGGTTTCGGAGAGGTTCATCTCCAGGGCGACCTGCTGGAGCCGGTCGGCTTCGGGGAAGGCGTCGGAGTCCAGGAGCAGGACGGCTGCGGGGTTCCCGGTGAAGGGGCGGTCGGTGAACGCGTCGACGATTCGGATCTTCATGGGACGACCGTAGAGGTCCTGGACGTCGGCGGACCAAGGCCAATTCCAGGTCGCCGGCCCGGGATGTCGAGTGCCGCCCCGAAGCGTTACGGCCGACGTCCCCAGGCGGACACGAGCGGGGCGGTGGCCAGATCCAGGCGTCCGGTGGCGACGTTCTTCAGATGCCGGTCGATGTCCTCGTCGGTCGCGAGACCGGATGCCACGAGCCGGTCGCGGATCTGGCGCACGGTGGCGGCCTCGAGGACGGTGCACGCCGGTGAGGTGATCGGGAAGTACGCGTCGGCCTGCACATCCGCCAGACCCGCCTCGCGCAGCAGCCGGGGCAGGGTCCGGCCGTAGGTGAGGTCTGCACCGCGGGCCGCCATGAGTTCACGGAAGCCTGACCGGAGGCGATTGGCGAGGCGCTGTTCGGGGCCCGACTCGTCGGGGCACAGCAGCGGCTGCAACCCGGGGTCGGCGTCCTCCAGGAGGAGTACCCCACCGGGGCGCAGCGCCTGAATCATGCGGCGCAGCGCCTCGGCACGGTCGGTGACGTGCACCAGGACCAGCCGGGCGTGGACCAGGTCGAAGCCACCGGCAGGCGGGGGATCGGCGGCGACATCGTGGCGCAGCACCTCGACGACCTCGTCCGCGGCGCCCTGCGCCCACGACACATCGATGTCCGTCGCGACCACCGCGCCGGTCGGACCGACCCGCGCGGCCAGCCCTGCGGGAACGGAGGGGCCACCGGCCCCGACCTCCCAGCAGCGCTTGCCTGTGGTGATCCCGAGCCGATCGACATGGCGGAAGGTCACCGGGTCGAAGAGTTCGGCGAGGGCACCGAAGCGGATGCCCGCTTCGGACTGCCGGTTGTCGAGCAGGTAGCCGTGGTCCGGGCCGGACCCGTGCTCCGGGGCGGGTGCAGTCATGTCGCGTCGCCTTCGTCCTGTGCCGTCTCGCGGCAAGTATGCAAGGCCCTTCCGAAGCGATTGCCGTACGACCGGTTCCGATATATCGTTGACGCATCGCGACAGATCAACGATGGAAGGAGCGTAGCGATGCGTTCACATGGGCACGAGCACGAGCACGGACATGGGCACTGCGGGCCCGGTCATCAAGGTCGGGGCGACTTCGAGGGGCGCCGCGCCTTCGGGCCGTTCGGTCCGCCCTTCGGTGGCGGTCCGTTCGGTGGCGGCCCCTTCGGTGGGGGACGCGGTCGTGGAGGTGGCCGGGGCAGGGCGCGTCGTGGTGACGTCCGCGCTTCGATCCTGGCGTTGCTGAAGGACCGGCCGATGCACGGTTACGAGATGATCCAGGAGATCGGCGAGCGCAGCGGCGGGGCCTGGCGTCCCAGCCCCGGCTCGGTCTATCCGACCCTTCAGCTGCTGGAGGACGAGGGGCTGATCGTCAGTGCGAGCGAGGGCGGCAAGAAGCTCTTCACGCTCACCGACGGCGGCCGCACCGAGGCGGAGTCGGGGCCCGAGGCGCCTTGGGAGGAGGCCGGGCGCGGGGTCGACTGGGAGAGCGTGAACGAGATCCGGCAGGCCGGCTTCGGTCTGATGGAGGCGTTCGGCCAGGTCTGGAAGACCGGCTCGGCCGACCAGCGCCAGAAGGCGCTGTCGGTGATCAACGACGCCCGTAAGAAGCTCTATCTGATCCTTGCCGACGAGCACTGACACGACGAGCACCGACCCGACGGGTGCGGTTCGAGGGGCCCCGCGGCCGAGCCGCGGGGCCCCTCGTCGGCCACGGAGATGGGTCAGGCGGCGACGAGTCCGCCCAGCTTGCGGAGCGACTCGGCGAGCGCGGCGGTCGCCGAGTCCTTGAGCTTGCCCGCCATGAGGGAGACCGCGGCGCCGGTGAACTCTCCGTCGATGCGGACCGTGGTGGCATCGCCGTCGGGTGTCAGCGAGTAGCGCATGGCCAGATTGACACCCATGGGGCCCTTGCCCTTGGTGGTCAGCAGCCGGGCGGTCTCCAGCTCCTCCACCGTCCAGGTCACTTCGGCGGGGAAGCCCATGAGCTTCATGTTCTCCTCATAGGTGGCCGCGAGTTCGAGCGTGGCCGGGCCGCCCTTGGGGAAGCTGGTGTGGGTGGCATTCCACCGGCCGTACGCGGTGAAGTCCGTCAGCTGGGCCCAGACCTTCTCGGCCGGCGCTTCGATACGTGCTTCGGCACTGACTTCGGCCATGCGACCACCCCTTCTCGTCGGGTTACGGTGTCGCGGAACGTAGCCGCAGTAGCGACAACATTCAATACTGATGAACCGTCAGGTATGTTCGGGGCGGCCCGCCCGCCAGATCAGCGCCGCGTCGAAGGGGTCGGACGCGCGAGGGTGCGAGCCGTCGTCGTGGCAGTGGAACGCCGCCCAGAACAGGTCGGCGGGCAGGGCGTCACAGGGTGCGCGGACCCGGTAGACGTATTCCCGGCCGTCGATCGCCGGCAGGGCGACCATCCAAGACGCTCCGGCACTCCCGTCCGGCTGTCGCAAAAGTGCTGACGCGTGAGGGACGTGCAGGGGGCGGCCCGCGGTTGCTCCGGGAGCGCAAGGCAAGGCGGCGCGCGCCATCTCCCGGGATCGTGTCCGTCAATGGCGCGATCTCATCCGTAAGGAGGAGGAACCGCTCTGATGTGCCCAACTTCGGTGGGACACGTAAATGGGCCCCTCCGGGGATGCCCGCGCACCACTGGACTGATGGGGTGAGAGGTGTGCAAAACCGGACGCCGCGGATCCCTCAGCAGCCCGCATCGAACCGTGCTGAGCTCGACGCCATCCTCACACTGGAGCTGGCCTCGGTGGTGACAGCTGCGCGCAGGCGCGCACTGCGTGACGGCGACCGGCAGATCGACACGGCCCATCTGCTGCACTCCCTCATCGAGTCGGACCCGGAGGTCCGTGCGGCCTTCGCCGGTGGGCCGCAGCTCGCCAAGGTGCTCGGGTATCTCGTGCAGCGCTCCATCGGTTACGGGCTCCGCTGGCAGGGCGCGGTGGAGGACTCGGGTGCGCTGCCCACGGTCACGGAGGCGGGCGTGGACGGCTGGTCGCCCTCGGCCGTCTCGGCGATGGAGGGTGCGCGCGGGCGGGCGGAACTGCGCGGTGCCCCGCGGGCCGGGGGACTCGATCTGCTCGCCGCCCTTGCGGCGGACCAGGAGTGCCGGGCCGTCGAGGTGCTCGAACGGGCAGGTGTCGACGCGGCGCTGCTCGCGGACCGGATCACGAAGGCCCTCCGGCAGAGCTGACGCCGATCGCGTGATTCGTCCGACGCGCATGACAGTGGTCACCATGGTGACGGTCCTGACGGCACCTGTCATGATGTCCCGATGCACGCGTCTCAGGGGAGAAGCGCCGGCCTGGGACTAGCCCTTGCCTCGGCGTTCGCATTCGGTGGTTCCGGGGTGGCGGCCAAGCCGCTGATCGAGGCGGGGCTCGACCCGCTTCATGTGGTGTGGCTACGGGTGGCCGGCGCCGCTCTCGTCATGCTGCCCGTGGCCTGGCGCCACCGAGATCTCGTACGCCGTCGGCCGGTGCTGCTGCTGGGCTTCGGACTGCTCGCCGTCGCAGGTGTCCAGGCCTGCTACTTCGCCGCGATCTCCCGTGTCCCCGTCGGCGTGGCGCTGCTCGTCGAGTACC from Streptomyces sp. NBC_01707 includes the following:
- a CDS encoding CPBP family intramembrane glutamic endopeptidase is translated as MADSFPQEDVSRRILRSETVLVLALSLGASAVSALISFVGSLTKPGALKEQAATLNSSYAPGRPWLDLAWQLFGIATALVPVALVAHLLIREGASLRVIGFDRTRPRSDLGRGVLIAAGIGSAGLAFYLLARAAGFNLTVVPESLPAVWWKYPVLILSALQNSVVEEVIVVGYLLRRLGQLGWTPMAALVASSVLRGSYHLYQGIGGFIGNMVMGVVFVLLYRRWGRVGPLVVAHALLDIGAFVGYALLAGKVGWLPTP
- a CDS encoding PhzF family phenazine biosynthesis protein, which produces MKIRIVDAFTDRPFTGNPAAVLLLDSDAFPEADRLQQVALEMNLSETAFAHPLPPGGEADWALRWFTPATEVDMCGHATLATAHVLHTTEAASGTVRFAARCGILTSTAHPDGSLTLDFPTAPLTAADAPAGLAAALGAEPLSIHDTGDHIGDLLVELADETSVRALAPDFAALASCSRRGIIATAAAEDPSRGYDYVSRGFFPRVGIDEDPVTGSAHTALAPFWSARFGRDELTGLQASARSGLVRTSLRGERTLLTGSAVTVVDGELLTTF
- a CDS encoding class I SAM-dependent methyltransferase; protein product: MTAPAPEHGSGPDHGYLLDNRQSEAGIRFGALAELFDPVTFRHVDRLGITTGKRCWEVGAGGPSVPAGLAARVGPTGAVVATDIDVSWAQGAADEVVEVLRHDVAADPPPAGGFDLVHARLVLVHVTDRAEALRRMIQALRPGGVLLLEDADPGLQPLLCPDESGPEQRLANRLRSGFRELMAARGADLTYGRTLPRLLREAGLADVQADAYFPITSPACTVLEAATVRQIRDRLVASGLATDEDIDRHLKNVATGRLDLATAPLVSAWGRRP
- a CDS encoding PadR family transcriptional regulator, translated to MRSHGHEHEHGHGHCGPGHQGRGDFEGRRAFGPFGPPFGGGPFGGGPFGGGRGRGGGRGRARRGDVRASILALLKDRPMHGYEMIQEIGERSGGAWRPSPGSVYPTLQLLEDEGLIVSASEGGKKLFTLTDGGRTEAESGPEAPWEEAGRGVDWESVNEIRQAGFGLMEAFGQVWKTGSADQRQKALSVINDARKKLYLILADEH
- a CDS encoding SRPBCC family protein translates to MAEVSAEARIEAPAEKVWAQLTDFTAYGRWNATHTSFPKGGPATLELAATYEENMKLMGFPAEVTWTVEELETARLLTTKGKGPMGVNLAMRYSLTPDGDATTVRIDGEFTGAAVSLMAGKLKDSATAALAESLRKLGGLVAA
- a CDS encoding Clp protease N-terminal domain-containing protein, which codes for MQNRTPRIPQQPASNRAELDAILTLELASVVTAARRRALRDGDRQIDTAHLLHSLIESDPEVRAAFAGGPQLAKVLGYLVQRSIGYGLRWQGAVEDSGALPTVTEAGVDGWSPSAVSAMEGARGRAELRGAPRAGGLDLLAALAADQECRAVEVLERAGVDAALLADRITKALRQS